TGTTATTCGTGCTTAATTGCCAATATTaatgtctttttctttttatttgttaatagaTTGTAAGCCTCaagtgagattttttttttttggaagtaCTTCTGAGTTATAACTAGTAAAAGCCCTATGTAATTGTGAATTAGGGAAAAGGGGTTTTCTAGATCATCTACTACGCTATCATTTGTTGCCATTCTAATTTTAGTGTTTGACAATACATGCTCTGAAGTTAAGATTGCTTTTGGTATCCTGCTATTTTGAAATTCCACATAATTCTACTTTTATAAGGTGCTGAAATTTAAGTACGCGTCTTCACCATAGCTATTAAAGGTGAAAGGCGCTCCAAGGCGCCAAGGGGTCCTAGGGCCTGAGGCACGAGGCAGGCgccgaaagaaaaaaattactacaataaaatgtataaaaaagtACATGATCATAAACtcaatgtattttaaaaaaatttaaacctaaaTTGAAAGTCAAGTCTTGATCACATTtcgtgaagaagaagaaaagactGTCTGCTGGCTTAGCTGTttctttttttctaattttgctTCAAACGTTCAAAGCGTGCATTTTGAATGAATAGagtttatattttaagttaggTTAAAATAACATTAGGTTGTTTTCAGAAACAATTAATTATAGGTTACTGAAACAGGGCCttttaaattgaaacaaaagCCAGCACGGCTAAATTAATAAGATActgttttaattaaaagatataaaaaaggTTTTTTCTTTTCACCGTGGCATGTGACTCATGGAAGTCGCTCGCCTCTCAGAGGTTGAGGCCCCATGGCCGTTGTCTGAAGGGCCCGGCGCCTCAGGCGCACCTGTAACAACTCTGGTATCCACAGAGACTTTCATTGTATTGAAACTCTTCTCACTTTGTACAATGTTCCATATTCTGTTTTTAATTTCGGACTTGAATGACAAGAATTTATATTAGTGTTTTTTGTGATAGAATATTGTATTGTCCAGGCTACCGCTGCGACATCTACTCATCTTCAGGCTGCTTCTGTTCAAGAGCAAGCCGAGGATACGGCTTCTCAAGACAGTAATCCTGATATTGTTCCAAGAACACCACCTGCCAAAAGTAGCATGATTAGCTCTTCTGCTGCATCAACACCAACTGTAAATCATTCAACTCCTATTTCTGTGGGTGTTCCTGCTCATTCATTATCTGCTGTGTCAGCTTCCGCAATACTTTTAAATTCAACTCCTGTTCGAGGTGCATCAGAAAATGTCGCTGCTGTTGCTAATCCTCCATCTCCTGCAACACTGGCAAATCCTGCGAAGGAGGAAGAGATTGCAGGTTTTCCTGCCCGTAGACCATCACCATCTCTTTCTGATACTGGACTATCAAGGGGCATTGGTAGAGGTGGCCTCTCTACTCAGGCCCCATCTAGTGTTCCTCTTAGTTCTGGTGTAATTTCCAGCAATGGATCCCTTGGTACAGTAACTTCAGCATCCGAAATTGCAAAAAGAAATATGTTAACAACAGATGATAAATTCGGGAGTAGTGGAATGGTGCAGCCTTTGGCTTCTCCACTAAGTAACCGAATGATCTTACCCCAGGCTGGAAAAACTGCTGATGGAATTATGGCTGATTCTAGTAATGTTGGTGAAGCTGCTGCAATAGGTGGAAGAGCCTTTTCCCCTTCATTGGTCCCCGGGATGCAATGGAGAAATCAGAATGAATCGGTATGTTATTCGTTCAATTTTATGCACTTCTGCTGTAAAATCTACGACCttgtttatttgttgttttgaGGAGCTCTCTTACTAGTAAAAGAAAATGTGTTAAGATAAGAAATTTTGTTAATGAAGTAGAGGAGTTTTTTGAGAAATAGATGAGTTAATTGAGGGATATGGCATCTCCTAAACATGACCAAGAACATGACAATAAGCAAACACACAATTACGACTGACACAAAAAGGTTTCTCTCATCCTATGGCATAACTTGCAGGACATTTTTCTGAAATGTGCTGAAACATACCCAGTGATTATCCATGAGACGGTAGTACAAGTTACTAACTTCTGCAGTTCTCTGCCAACATAGTCTCTCGTGTCTAATAATAAGCTAGTATGGACTAGGGATTAACTCCAACCTCTTGATCTTATGATGTGCAAAGAACATTAACAACTATGTAGTTGACTGAATGTTAAATCAATTAAGTTTTGATTAGGAAATCATTAAATTTCATGCCAATTTGATATTGACTTGCATTAATATACACATGTTTTCTGATTTCAGGGACAATTTCGTACAAGAGCTGAAATTCCTCCTGATCAAAGGGAGAAATTTTTGCAACGCTTTCAGCAGGTTCAGCAGCAGGGTTCTAACACTCTTCTCGGTATGCCACCTCTTGGTGGAACACATAAACAGTTCTCTTCCCAACAAAACTCACTTTTGCAGCAGGTGTTTTTTCTTCtacaagatatatatatatatatatatatatgagtacTTTCCCTTCATTTTTCTTCTCTGGTCCTACAATTAGTTTTTTTCTCTAGCCAAAAAGCTCTTAGGATAGTTTTTAGGGTGTCATACTTCTGTCTTATAGTATTTGAAGAAAATGTAGCACGGATATATCATTTTCCATCACAAGCCTTGTAATTTGGATAAGGTCGCTTTTTTCTTCTTTGATTTGCTTTGTCAACTGGGGACATTCCTATCATATGTTTCTGCTACTGACCCTTCTATATTTTCTGACCCAAGCATTCCTGTGCATTTGATGGTAGTCTGTTAATATCTTCATTGATGCCTTTAGGTTTGAACATCCATCTTGATGCGAGAATTGTATTCATTCTTTCCATTATGAATCAATTATTACTTCTGTATGAAAGCATTGAGTTTAACTTCTCAAATCATTTAAATTGAAATCATAATTACAGAGGTatatcattttcttttatttaaatggATATGAAAGATTTTTTTTGGGTGAACTTTAATCATGCTTTTGATGTCATGGTTGACCCtttgtgttgatttttttttgtcatacgCACCATCTGATAATTCTATATATTTTCACTTCTGAACTTCAGTATGATTCATTATTATTTTAGCTTGATGCCTATCTTGTCATGCTCTTTCACAATGTTTGCAGTTTAATTCTCAGAGCTCCTCTGTCTCTCAAGCCGGTCTCGGACTTGGGGTTCAGACACCGAGTCTTAGTGCTGTTACATCTGCTGCCCTACAGCAGCCAAATCCCCTGCTCCAACAGTCTCAACAAGCTGTAATGTCAAAAGATGCTGGTACTACTTGATTAATTTACCTTGATTGATACACCACCATGAAATGTGCTTATGCTGATGCTATGAATGAACAACACAGATGTCGGCGTGTCAAAAGTTGAGGACCAGCAGCAGCAGTCGCAGAATTTACCTGATGAATCGACTGCTGAATCTGCCCCCGCGCCTGGGCTAAGCAAGAATCTTGTGAATGAGGATGAATTGAAAACTCCATACTCAATGGATACTCCTGTATGTACACTTATCCTTCGATCATTCCTGTTTGACATTTACAAGTCCAGGGGTGAATTTTTTCTTGTTAATTTGGGGAAGCGTGCTCTTTTCCAGGATTGATCTAATGGAATCAAGCTCAACTTATTTGCTGCTCTTGTTTTTTTAGAGCTATGGGTCAAATACATTGAATATCCAATTGCATCGTGcattaatactttaaaaaaaaatatatatatatgcctGCATTAtgaatgtttttttatattttcagggCTTCCTATCAGGGATATAGCTTTGATTCTCTTATATCTTATTAAGAGTATCATTGTTGCAATATAGGACAGTACTGATATTTAAATTTCAGAATGATGCGATGACAATTGCTTTTAATGCTTCATTGCTGCAGACAGGAGCATCGAGCTCTTTGCCGGAGCCTACCCAGTTGCCTAGAGATACTGATCTTTCTCCTGGACAGCCCATACAATCAAATCAATCTTCAATTGGCCTTGGCGTTATTGGTCGAAGAAGTATCTCTGATCTTGGTGCCATTGGTGATAATCTCAGCGGATCTTCTATGAATTCTGGAGCAATGCATGATCAGTCATACAATTTGCAGATGCTTGAGGCTGCATATCACAAACTTCCGCAGCCAAAAGACTCGGAACGTGCTAGGAGCTATAATCCAGTATGGATgctgaattatattatattcatCTTTATTTGTTCTGTTAACTGATagacaataattatttttaaatgttaaactTTCAGAGACACCCTGCGCCCACACCTCCAAGCTATCCTCAAGTTCAAGCACCCATTGTAAATAATCCTGCATTCTGGGAACGACTAACCCTGGATAGCTATGGCACTGATACTTTATTCTTTGCTTTCTATTATCAACAGGTTATATATCATATGGTGTTCGTTAATTATATGTAGTATTGCCTTGTGGTTTAAATTACTGTGAGCTTGTTCTCAAGTTGGTTACTTTCTGCAGAATACTCATCAGCAATATTTGGCTGCTAGAGAGCTAAAGAAACAATCCTGGAGATATCATAGAAAATACAACACCTGGTTTCAACGGCACGAAGAGCCCAAAGTTGCAACTGATGAATATGAACAGGGAACATATGTCTACTTTGATTTTCATATTGCCAATGATGACCTCCAACATGGATGGTATGctgatttatatattaattttttaaatagctCCCATAAGTATTCAGTTTTGTTTTCATTTGAGTTgcatatatttgtatttttatcatGTAATTCTGTCCAAGCATTGTAAACATGTTGGTTCGATGATAATACTCTGTTGTTTTCTCTAATCTGAATATTTTATGTCGGATTTTCATGGTAGGATTAAGTCTCATAGGGAGAGTGAGCTATTTCAGTCTTTGAGTGCATGattcttattttttaaatcttagTTGTTATGTTATGATTTGCACTTCCTCTTTGGTTCTCATTTTGTTCTGTATTGGTATGTTCAGGTGCCAGAGAATCAAGACTGAGTTCACTTTTGAATACAACTATCTTGAAGATGAACTACTTATTTAAAAGATGTGCAATGCTACAACAACTGATTCTGGTTTGTGCCATGCCAATTGTGCTTGTTGATTTTCCAAATTTGgctttcaattaattaaatccaCTAGCAGTTTCATGTAAATTATGATTTGCTCTCGTCAGAATTATTAGAGATTCCTGCTTACAGTAGTTGTACtacaaaatgaacaaaaaaggCCATGCTTAGAAATGATAGTTCTTCGTCAGTTAATTATAATAATCTTGCTTTCATATCTTCTTTTTTCGCATATAGCACGTATTTGTGCGAGTTTCTGTTATATGCCATATTGTTTCCAGAATCCATACATGCATTAGAAATTGCCCCAATTTTCTATTAGCGTTTTAGAAGTaactttgataaataaaaatgtattagCAGATGAAATGGTAAAGAGTATCCGGTTACTAAGAGCGCTCCATTTAATACAAATAGGTCCTGGATTCAAGTTACTATGGAGTAGGAGTGAAATCCtttaatcctttccaaaacagaatttttttttattattgcaACTGTAATGCCAGAATTAAAGTTTATTGGTAAATCACCGAACATGTATTTATCTTGTATATTGATTTATTTGCAAATATGTTCTTTAATTCAATTTCGTATTTATCTGCAGGTTCCTAATTTTATCTAATTGCCAAAAATATTGAGTTCataatcttttttcttttaccttGATTTTGCTGGAGTGTGTATATAGTCTGTATAgcaattttcaattaattttacagCTTCATGGCTAGCGTTGGTAAGAAAAATACTAAGCTTCTTTTTGGGAACTGATAACACTAAAGATTGTTAGATCTAATCTGTTGCTATATGATTAATGTTTTCAAGGCAATTTGTTGCGTAGTTTAGGCAAATTTCAGGTGGGTTGATTAGAAAGTTGTGGAGTTCTTACTTATCATTTAATCTTATTGTAATTGGCTCGAGCAAAACAATAAATTTGGTAATAAAGGTCGCCAAGGATCATGGGATATGTAATAGAAAATTATTAGAAGATTTCAAAGTGGTGTATTTAAGTAATAGATTTGATCGCCAAGTTAAGTaataaaacttttttattttaataataagaaTTCGCAGATGAGATTGTAAAAATAATGTGATCGGAAACGGGATGCATTTACAACTTTATGCATGCGGGTTTCTGTGACATACAAAACTATTTCAGATTTTAATCTTTCGAAAATAGttttttatatacattttcATTTCCATGTTTGTCGTGTTTTCTTATATGTGACGTTTTTTGTAAATAGGTAGTTGTAAAAATCGTTTACAGAACTGAAAAGAATTAGAAAACTGGGAATTGTGGTGGTTAGGGCAGATAGGTAGGGAGGGAGGGAGGGGTGCTGTGGAGGGCTGCCGCCTTCTTTCCGTCGTCCAGAAGCCTCCTACGAGTAGTTCAGTTTTCGGAGATGCTTCTCTAAACAAGTCGGCCATATATATAGTCTGAGTCAAGTCTGAATCTGAGAAGCTTCTCATGATTGTCTCAACAACTCCTCAAAGGTATTATGATTGTGTGACAATTAATTCTTCATATAAAGTAAGTGGAGAAAGGTGACTCTTATTATGCTATTTAAGATCATTTTGCATTGACATATCTTATCAAAGATGACAACATCTTAAGCAAATTCAAGTTTGCAATCCTTATCTATAGATAATGTGGCAACTATGAATAGGACATGGAATCAAATGATGCTTAATATGCTCCATTTTGAGAAAATGACTTGGGaagtttcttatttttttcttcttccaaGCTGCCAAAAAAATGGACAATTATGAAAAATGTGTATGCAATGTGTAAGAACCTTATCTCCTACTCTTGGAGAGTTATGGCACCCACATAATGAATAAATGTACTCGTTTGGCATAtgtatattaataaaatcatttaaacaacgctattgtttaattaaattatcttgTTGAACAAAATGGTGTTGTATAACTTACAACATTTGATgtttttaggccaaatgtcgtaaaaaggccaaacttttcataaaagtttcacaaaagtcctgacctttcatttttgtcgattttgaccaaaaacaaattatttagtttcaattatggccaactctcaatttgatttcaatttgcctatgtgacgcctatatggcatgccaaatattgaaaggtcaggacttttgtgaaaccaaataatccatttttggccaaaatcgacacaattgaaaggtcaggacttttgtgaaaccaaacaatcagtttttggccaaaatcgacaaaattgaaaggtcaggacttttgtgaaaggtttggcctttttacaacatttggccatgTTTTTAACATAAAACAGTGAGATAAATAGtagttatattatattttgactTCGGGTATTTTCAACTCTACATGTTTTAGAATCAATTGGTCTAGATCGGTTCTTAAAACGTCCGAAAAATATTTGGTActcactttcatttttttaatttagtaatcaaatgttagtttatttatttatttatgagtaaactttaattatatttaactaagAAGGATTTTTActcaccaaaataaaaataaatggaaaattaaaatttagtaaccaAAATGCATTTTTGAtggaataaaattgaaaatgaacaAATGAAAGTTTAGACACTAAATTGAAATAATGAAAGATTTGGATACTCTTAAAATCAATTACCCTTTCAAATTGTTATAGGAAAAACGTACTTGGAAGCAGTTTTAACCCTTGGAACCACCCAACTGTTTCAATTGGcttaaatacaccaaaaattaacaattttcgcgtatttttggtatttaatataatatcttgacatatttaacatgaacttttcaatttttcacaATTAAAGCCACGCATgtgtttcctttgaaaaataatgttattttacATGTAAAACGTTGTCAGTGTCtttattgtaaaattttgaaagttcatgtatttttttgccaaaattaaaaaattatgttaaatattaaaaacacgtgaaagttgatgatttttaatgtatttaagCCATTTCAATTCAATcgaaatctattttttttaactaagataTGGTTAACGGGCTTAGCGGAGGTTAATTATGTTAGTCAATAAAAGTTTTCAATTCCTTATTCGAAATTATAATTTAGGTGATGGAGATTGAAGTGTTCCTAACTAAAAAGGTTTGCTGATAATCTAACTCTCTGCAGGCAAAACAGAATTCTGATCCAAACTCAAAAATTTGCAATTCCTTATTGTTTTTTTGTCTTGCAAAAGTTGACAAGACAACTTACTTAACTTTCTAATCCCTAAAAGCACCACATTTAATGGATCTTGTACATGCTGTCGGTGGCCGACCTCTTAAAACTTCATGGGAAAACTTTATTGTAAAGCAATATTAAATAACAAGACTAAATAAATgtcaaatataaaatgaataaat
This region of Mercurialis annua linkage group LG1-X, ddMerAnnu1.2, whole genome shotgun sequence genomic DNA includes:
- the LOC126686848 gene encoding general negative regulator of transcription subunit 3 isoform X1, with the protein product MGASRKLQGEIDRVLKKVQEGVDVFDSIWNKVYDTDNANQKEKFEADLKKEIKKLQRYRDQIKTWIQSSEIKDKKVSASYEQALVDARKLIEREMERFKICEKETKTKAFSKEGLGQQPKTDPKEKAKSETRDWLNNVVGELESQIDSFEAEMEGLSVKKGKTKPPRLMHLDTSISRHKLHIMKLELILRLLDNDELSPEQVNDVKDFLDDYVERNQEDFDEFSDVDELYSSLPLDKVETLEELVTPALVKGAPVHSLKTSVTSPSSPLPATAATSTHLQAASVQEQAEDTASQDSNPDIVPRTPPAKSSMISSSAASTPTVNHSTPISVGVPAHSLSAVSASAILLNSTPVRGASENVAAVANPPSPATLANPAKEEEIAGFPARRPSPSLSDTGLSRGIGRGGLSTQAPSSVPLSSGVISSNGSLGTVTSASEIAKRNMLTTDDKFGSSGMVQPLASPLSNRMILPQAGKTADGIMADSSNVGEAAAIGGRAFSPSLVPGMQWRNQNESGQFRTRAEIPPDQREKFLQRFQQVQQQGSNTLLGMPPLGGTHKQFSSQQNSLLQQFNSQSSSVSQAGLGLGVQTPSLSAVTSAALQQPNPLLQQSQQAVMSKDADVGVSKVEDQQQQSQNLPDESTAESAPAPGLSKNLVNEDELKTPYSMDTPTGASSSLPEPTQLPRDTDLSPGQPIQSNQSSIGLGVIGRRSISDLGAIGDNLSGSSMNSGAMHDQSYNLQMLEAAYHKLPQPKDSERARSYNPRHPAPTPPSYPQVQAPIVNNPAFWERLTLDSYGTDTLFFAFYYQQNTHQQYLAARELKKQSWRYHRKYNTWFQRHEEPKVATDEYEQGTYVYFDFHIANDDLQHGWCQRIKTEFTFEYNYLEDELLI
- the LOC126686848 gene encoding general negative regulator of transcription subunit 3 isoform X2 — protein: MGASRKLQGEIDRVLKKVQEGVDVFDSIWNKVYDTDNANQKEKFEADLKKEIKKLQRYRDQIKTWIQSSEIKDKKVSASYEQALVDARKLIEREMERFKICEKETKTKAFSKEGLGQQPKTEKAKSETRDWLNNVVGELESQIDSFEAEMEGLSVKKGKTKPPRLMHLDTSISRHKLHIMKLELILRLLDNDELSPEQVNDVKDFLDDYVERNQEDFDEFSDVDELYSSLPLDKVETLEELVTPALVKGAPVHSLKTSVTSPSSPLPATAATSTHLQAASVQEQAEDTASQDSNPDIVPRTPPAKSSMISSSAASTPTVNHSTPISVGVPAHSLSAVSASAILLNSTPVRGASENVAAVANPPSPATLANPAKEEEIAGFPARRPSPSLSDTGLSRGIGRGGLSTQAPSSVPLSSGVISSNGSLGTVTSASEIAKRNMLTTDDKFGSSGMVQPLASPLSNRMILPQAGKTADGIMADSSNVGEAAAIGGRAFSPSLVPGMQWRNQNESGQFRTRAEIPPDQREKFLQRFQQVQQQGSNTLLGMPPLGGTHKQFSSQQNSLLQQFNSQSSSVSQAGLGLGVQTPSLSAVTSAALQQPNPLLQQSQQAVMSKDADVGVSKVEDQQQQSQNLPDESTAESAPAPGLSKNLVNEDELKTPYSMDTPTGASSSLPEPTQLPRDTDLSPGQPIQSNQSSIGLGVIGRRSISDLGAIGDNLSGSSMNSGAMHDQSYNLQMLEAAYHKLPQPKDSERARSYNPRHPAPTPPSYPQVQAPIVNNPAFWERLTLDSYGTDTLFFAFYYQQNTHQQYLAARELKKQSWRYHRKYNTWFQRHEEPKVATDEYEQGTYVYFDFHIANDDLQHGWCQRIKTEFTFEYNYLEDELLI